CGACGGTTTTCCACTATTGGCCGCAACTTTGACTAATCCATTTTCTTCGTCAGCTTTCCGTTTCTTTGTTCCAGGAGTACGTTCGCTGAAATGAAAAAGATCGAGTTAATTAACTAGCATCAAACGTGCTTTTGTAATTGCTGCAAAGGCAATCACTCACTTGACGGTTTGCATTTTGGAAAACAGTTCGTCATACTCTGCATCGGAACCATCCGCTTCCTCAACGATTTCAACCTCATCGTCGACGGAAGATTTAGCTGAAACCTTACGTTCCTTGTACTCGGCGATAAGAACCTGCGTCGGTTTGGACTTTACGTAGCACCGATATTCGACAGCGGTCCGATGAGCATGATGCACACGAACGTAACGATCGAGACAACCGGTAACCAGGTGATTCCCGGTTGGATCCACTCTGATCGACGAAACCGTTCCCGTGAAACCCTTGTACACGTGCATGTGATTCTTCATTTTGCGTATATCGAAGGCTCGAGCACCGAAGGTGGTCGTTCCCGCGTACAGATAGTCTCCATGCGATGCCAAACAGGAGAAGGACAGCTGGTCATCGGGGTCATTAGAGGTGTATCCTTGTATGGGTCGTTTCTGGGGTCCTCTGGTGTCGTACAGGCGCACATAACCGTGCCGCGAGCAGGAAGCAATCAGATTCCGGTCCACAAACACCACATCGTTCTCCCAGACCGGCTGCTCGAGTTCCAGCATATCCTTCCGAACGTTCTTCGCGCTAAACAGCACGGTCTGTGTTTCCAAGTCCCACAGCTTAATGATTTGCTTCAACAGCTTACCACCGGTGACCATCCGAGTAGTGTCCTGGGCACATATACGCAATCGTGCCAAATTCTCTCCCACACTAAACTCCACGGGTGTGGGGTATTTCACAATCTGTACGATCCCGTTAGCCGATCCAACGACGATGCATTCTCCGCTGCGTCCCAAACCGACCACCTCATCCTTGCCGGCCTCGAAGTTCGATGTGCTCTCCTCGTCGATCGTGTTGAACACCTTGACGAAGCGATTCGTACGACCAACCAGTATTTCCGTCTGTTCCGCATTCCCATACTCCATGCACGTCACTTTCGACGTCTTCGTGAGCGTTTCGATGGGTTGCAGATTCTTCTGCTCGTACGGATTATCGTCGAATACATGGATTCCTGCGGCGGAAGAAACGTGTTACGGTACGGTGTTTGAATTCGGACTCTCTCCCTGCTTTCGGACTTACTTTTGAACGAGCCCGTGTGTGCACCAACATAGATTATTTGCTGTTCGGTGTAGGTGGGACACTTTGCGTTTATCGAGGCGAACTTCATGGTGATTCTTTCCTAATTTCCCGAGGAAAAAGGACCGGGATTCGCTGGAATTATCGCCGGTAAAATCCGCCGCGGAACAGGTACACAAAACAGCATGGTCGAAATGTCATAACAATACAGCTGCGGTTACACGTAGCGCAAATTAACACGCAGCGAATTTGTGTTCTTTATTGGGAACTGAGAAGATAATGTGTATTCATTGTGGTGGGTTTGATCAATTTTATCTTCAAAAGAATCCTTGCAATTTCATTGTAAAAGTAACAAAACCTCTAGATGCACAAACGACCACATTTGGAATTAGTTCTCGGCCGTGCGTATCTCAACGAGGTTATTTAAAAATACTGTAGAGGAAACGGGATGGCACTTGGTAGAGGAAAAGAGATGCGACATATGAACCGCAACTACGTGTTTTCGATCGTTAGCAGGCCATCTGGGGCATCATCACTGAAAAAATTGCTGCGAGTTTTTCTGTTTGGAAGGTGGAATAATTGAATGTGAATTTGCAGTTTGCGAGGTTTCTAGCGTGAAAATATTATCGTAGTGCAGTGAAAACGGACATCAACGAACATGGTGGACGTAGCGAGACAGCTCCTGGATGAGCTGATGGGCAGAAACCGCAATCTGGATCCTACCGCATCGGCCAAGGAAGTTTCGTGGGCCGACGAAGAGGTACGCGAGCGCTGGCGCTGGGAGCTCAGGGAGCGGGTTTGTGTTTTCGTTCACCCATTTTTACGACGATACTGTTGGAATGCTTTCAGTTCTGTCCGTACTTTTTGGTCAAATTCTGCCCGCACGATTTATTCGTCAACACACGGGCCGATCTGGGTCAGTGCACCAAGCTGCACGACGATGAAGCGAAACGGTTGTACGACGAGGCCAAACCTTGTCGCAAGAAAACACAGTACGAGGAGGACTTCCTGCGCTTTTGTACCAACATGATCAATGAAGTCGACCGTAAGATTGCGAAAGGTAAGCAAAGACTTCTTCTCATGAACAGCAAGACGGACGGAGCAAGGTCCGTTccgaagcagcaggaacatCTTAACGCGCTGACggagaaaatcaataaactagTACGCGAGGCCGAAGAAGCCGGTACCCGAGGGGACGTAGAGCAGGCGCAGGTGAGTGAATTCGACTCGGGCCGGTGTATCGTACTGCTGCCTTAAAACTTGCCTTTCCGCTACAGGGTTTAATGGAACAATGTGATAAgttgaaggaggaaaaggatgcACTGGTTAAGCAGCACGAATCGAACGGCTGGTCAGTGACGGCCGAAATCGCAGCTTCGCAAGAGAAACAGATGGAAGTATGCGAGGTGTGTGGCGCATTCTTAATAGTCGGTGATGCCCAGCAGCGTATCGATGACCATCTAACGGGGAAGCAACATCTTGGGTAAGTTTGTAATCGTAGAATCACTCGCTGTCGGTAATTCATTTAGGTTTAGGCGCTTTCGATCAAACATGATTGCATATGATTGCTTTGATGAAAATATCAACAAAACAGCGCATTATTTAAAGCGATGCTAGACTGATGGATATTAGCAGAAATCGTACAGTAAATGAAAGAACTAAGCTTCTTTTTGCTCCTTCTGATCTGGAACTATTTGTTCAGAGTCACAGCAGAAGAGGCTGTTCAGGGATCATTTTGTTTAATAATCGGCTTTACCATCGTATGCCTTTTATATCCATTCCTAAACAAATGAGAAAACTTTATAAAAGAAgtaatatccttttttgttaCTACCAGGTACTCAAAATTACGCAAGGCGGTAGACGAGATGTATGAAGCAAGGAGAAAAAATACCATAAACCTAGAAGAACGACGATCCCGGGATGATGATCGGCGTCGAAGAGATAACACGAAACGCGAAGAGCGGAAATCACGGTAAAAATAGAATTGATACTTCCAGTGGTGGTGAGTCAGTATTCAGACTTCTTCGTGCTTCTGTAATGTTGCAGAGAACGTGATGATCGACACAATAGTAAACGAGAAGATCGTGATCGAAACCGATACCGACGTGACTATCGCGAGCACAAGGATAGAAACGATCGCCATGATAACAATCGGCAGCGGGATCGCAACCATAGACGTGGTAAGTAGATCAATTGACGATAGCGATGGGTTCTTGCTAAAATATGAACCTGCATCTCATCCGCAGACCGCAACGAGCGCAACGAACGGGAGCGAATCCGCGATCGAGAtcgtagccgtagccgtagctaCTAAGGTGGCTGGAGCTTCTGTTAAAGAACAGTCGTGTTTGGAATTGTTGTGTTGCCGGGGGACGTATGCGCAACAGATGTGCTGCTTTACGATCATATCTTCTACACAGACTTCGTTCTGTTTTTTCCATGAGGTATCCCCACtaagaatagaaaacaaaagcaaaaaaatccaaataagATCAATACACAAAACCGATAAACTATCGAATATCCCTCCTAGCCTCTAAGGTAAGTGATTGTTTTAGCTGTAAGAAGAAACTGttaataattgttttattttctacTGTCTGAATTTTTATCGAGTATTTTGCGATAAAAGACAGTTTTCATCGTGGTATCATGTTTACattctttcgtttctcttgTTTCTGTTTCAATTGAATGGAGTGAATTGCACCGGTGGCAAACAGAGATCCATTAGATGGGTATTTAGTTGTCGGTTGTCCTGTATTGCAACAGTGTACCCAATGATAAGAAACATAAACACTTCAAACGCGAGTCTCAACTCATACCAGTGATGATAGCGATCCTTTAAAGTATCTcacaaaaacaagaacattGGTTATATAATATGTGCCTCTATAGTCTGTATCTGTCGATCGCATATGACTGGaccggtttggttcggttgtaCTAACAAGCGCCTCGTAAGTAACAAGTGCAAGCAACTAATCATGCCGGGTGATGTACATACAAGTGGGCTTTATTGCAACTCTCACTTGATGGTGCCTCAAAGTGCATATAATACCACCTTTTCTTCCCTATGCGTTGAAGTTCCTGTTGTTTTCTGTAATCCTCGCAGCGTAGCTGTCGGGCTTTGGTGGTCTTCGCCGAGGATAAACGCTTGATCATCTCAGCTCGGTCTTAGATTCGTGTTGCCTTTTACTTCTGTCCGCTGGTACAGTGCTTTCATTGGATTCAGCTCATTAGGATACGCGCGTTAGTGTTGGCCGTGTGTGCGCAggtaattttgaaaaatcacgCGTAACGGCTTAACTCTTCTTGAACAAGAGTTTTCAGATCCTGTGTTCCCCGCCCCACGACCTAATTTGAGCCTAGCGAATGTTAGGATTGAAGGTACGCCACAAAGAGGCTACACATACAAGCTATGCTAAGCCAAATCTCGAACCATTTGCACTATTACATTAAATGCTCTTCTCTTGCCTTGCTCTCACTAGCGATCAACAGCTTATTCGAAACGGCGGCAAATATACGCAGAATGTTATTTGTCCTGTTCGCGTATAGCTGATACGGTCTTGAACCATTAAAAAGTAGCACGCAGCGCTTTCCTCACGAGGTAATTGGCTACCCGTTTTATACTTAGCAAAATGTAACGAATGGGGGGCATGGGTGACCATTCCGCACGTAAATCCTTATTGCTTCTTCGTTATGCAGGAAACATGAAATGAAAGGCtcagacaaaacaaacgacgatACTCTTGCGAAACGCGCGCGGTATCGTTGTCCGCTGTTGAGGCTGTTGAGCATAAATGCGAAAAGTATACTGTGTCTGCGCGCTTGGATTGTGTGGATTCGTTGCGATCTAGATCGAGGTAAATGTGTTCCTTATAAGGGGCACGCTGCACAATATTCTATTCTAAACGATCTTCCTGCAGGTTTTACTGCCTATAAGAACACTTCTCCCTGTCCTCCCTCCGTCTACTGATTCATTGACTCAAAGGTAATTTGGTGAAACACTAGCTCCTCAGCCCTCTTCGCAACTCTAATCACGCTTGAGCCTTGGTTGTGAAgttcacaaaaacaaaacaatcctATTAATAATCCTGCTATGTGGAATTCCGGAAGACCCAATCTCAAACCCTTGCTCTTACATCTCGTACTAGCGGATTGTTTTACTTTATCAAGCGATCCAGTGAGACAATATCGATAATACTCACTCTCCTTCACTCACTCGTCTCCCGTTTCCGTTCGTCGCGGGCATTGCGTTcgtaacacaaaaaaaacttccacGAAATAGCCGTCATTTTTCCGGTTCGCCATTGCGCGCGTCGATttacgaaaaccaaaaacaaatatcTCGAGGTATTTATTCACCCTAGTATGTACGATAagtattttgtgttttatttttttatcttttatcattttccagtAACATTTTCCTGTAACTTTTATAACTTAATTTCAATAATCAAAGAAAATAGTTTCACAGGACCCACATTTGGTTTGCTATGATGCTCTTTTCGGTACACCGTAGAAAGCATGACCGTAAATCTCTCTCACATAAGGTGTACTGTAAAgtttgatcaagaattatttttcccaaaaaccaaaattccTCGCCACTCGTACTCTTCAGCATGGGTTTGCTGCCGTGCGATCCGGAAGATGAAAGGATTGAACATCTTTGGCAACCATTTGTCACTAATACCTCTgtatcgttttcttttttcttctttctctttactTACAGTGGACCTTTATTTATCTTCCATATATGGTAGCGGTAACCGTAGGAGATTAAGTCCTTCCAGTCATCAAGTCAGTCACCACAAAAAACTCGGCAGGTAGCGTGATTTACAAAATCATTTTAGTCTTATAGAGCATTAATCAGATGAGCGAAACGGTGGTAGAAGATAAGGCagagaaaaatgataaacgcCATCCGCCACCGTTACCCACTATTTCTGCTGGGCCTGCATTATGTTCTCGTCCTTTTCCGAGCTACTTCCCAATGTGAACAATGTGTATCACGCTCGTGTACTGCGTGAAATGTGGAAGTGGTTCGTAATAGCAATAGATTGTCTTAATATCACCCATTACTGTATTTAAACGGGTGCGCACTGTTTAGAACAGAATAGGCACGAATGCTTTGAACGGTGTTTTCGGATGGACGATATAGGAAGAATGAAAACAGTTGTGCCTTGTGCATTGTCTGTGACAGAACTAGGCACAAAATGTTGGAGGGGGCACGGGTTTGTAGAAGACTTTCGCAAGTATAATAATCTCTATACACGACTAGGATTTTAGCGTTTTACATGTGCAGTGGAGACAAACTCTTTCGAATTGCAGTGTTGAATTGTCACGATTTAGTGCGACAAGATGTGTTCCAAATCATAACCATATTTGAACTTATAATCGTAAGATACTCTTTGCAAACGCAGCCATTTGCTCCATTTGATGTTTCCAAGTTTGCTTATCAAACCACAGGTTCGCTTGATCTTTTGTTTGGACCATTGTGTTTGCagatcaaaaaaaaattgaaacaaaatacATTATTGCTCCCGCTGATCCAAGGGTATTCGGAAATTTTCATTCAGTCGAAACGAACTGGGAACACATTCAGCGTTTCGAAGtgtcgaaaaaaaatcgtttaataAGGGCTTTTCTGTAAACCATGCAACAAAGAAGAAATTCTGCACATATTTTCCTCTTCAATCAGATcgataaaaatgaaagaagcagtccaaaatggaaaatatgttgAAATTATTTCTCTAGAATGAATAAGAATTAGGATGAGCTTCTGAACATGGTGTTACGCGCTTTTTATTTGGAAGTTTACATCGTTTTTGGTTGTAGCGTTGCAGATATATTTAAAAGGGCACAATACGTGTTGAATCAAGTTGAATATTATATGTGCTGCATAATATTACCtgggaaaatgattttaatttcgAATATTTTACGGTCAAAAGATGTATTGTCATTGACGCAAGTGTGTTACCAAGCGTATGGATACATGAAACGCTTATTAGGTAATCAGTAAATGGAGGAGTTAGCACCGGTATATCCGATCAAACATGTTCTGCAATAGATCCATTGGGTTGGAATTGTCTTCATCACATTGATCGTCATTGGtacgagaaaagaagaaaattaatGCTATAGACGTTGATATGTTATCATTTGGCTGCAAATCTAAACTGCGTATGAAttcttctttccatttttccaagcaaataaacaattttccctcaaaaaagaaaatatactTATGTACCGCGATCAGAACATCCGAAACCCAATTTATTGACAGTTGCAGAAAAAAGTacggaaaagaaaagttattcgAAATATTCAGTTTTGATTCAGTTACTAATGTtggatattttatttaaatagtTTGTTAAACTTCGAAGTAATTCGGCTCTTTGATCACTTTTCAACAAACTCTgccgttttatttttattgaacAGCTGATTGGGATGAATTACTGACATTCCTCATGAAgcgttttctttcccttctcaAAACCTTCAACTATTTGGAAGCTTTCTTTTATAAATTTCCAACACATTAGACACACCATTACCTCCATCAATAATCAAACCAAATAGTGCTGGTAGATCGATAAAAATTCTTTTGATACCTTTTTTCACCAATTCTGCTACTTCGTCTTCTGTGAAGCAACTGCCGCCAGCGTAAACCGAATCTTGCATTCTCGGATACAGCATAATTGTGGTCAATTGTGTTACCTATCGATTGATC
This sequence is a window from Anopheles darlingi chromosome 3, idAnoDarlMG_H_01, whole genome shotgun sequence. Protein-coding genes within it:
- the LOC125956929 gene encoding WD repeat-containing protein 74 gives rise to the protein MKFASINAKCPTYTEQQIIYVGAHTGSFKRIHVFDDNPYEQKNLQPIETLTKTSKVTCMEYGNAEQTEILVGRTNRFVKVFNTIDEESTSNFEAGKDEVVGLGRSGECIVVGSANGIVQIVKYPTPVEFSVGENLARLRICAQDTTRMVTGGKLLKQIIKLWDLETQTVLFSAKNVRKDMLELEQPVWENDVVFVDRNLIASCSRHGYVRLYDTRGPQKRPIQGYTSNDPDDQLSFSCLASHGDYLYAGTTTFGARAFDIRKMKNHMHVYKGFTGTVSSIRVDPTGNHLVTGCLDRYVRVHHAHRTAVEYRCYVKSKPTQVLIAEYKERKVSAKSSVDDEVEIVEEADGSDAEYDELFSKMQTVNERTPGTKKRKADEENGLVKVAANSGKPSLGQKKKKMAKNK
- the LOC125957843 gene encoding luc7-like protein 3 yields the protein MVDVARQLLDELMGRNRNLDPTASAKEVSWADEEFCPYFLVKFCPHDLFVNTRADLGQCTKLHDDEAKRLYDEAKPCRKKTQYEEDFLRFCTNMINEVDRKIAKGKQRLLLMNSKTDGARSVPKQQEHLNALTEKINKLVREAEEAGTRGDVEQAQGLMEQCDKLKEEKDALVKQHESNGWSVTAEIAASQEKQMEVCEVCGAFLIVGDAQQRIDDHLTGKQHLGYSKLRKAVDEMYEARRKNTINLEERRSRDDDRRRRDNTKREERKSRERDDRHNSKREDRDRNRYRRDYREHKDRNDRHDNNRQRDRNHRRDRNERNERERIRDRDRSRSRSY